A genomic segment from Parafrankia discariae encodes:
- a CDS encoding RluA family pseudouridine synthase produces MTEWTTIRESRRIYEDEAVLALDKPVGISVMGERHDTDLVSMARDSGEELFPAHRIDKVTSGVILFAKELRFHGDLTRQFNRRTVAKTYLALTRTRGLPELATIDLPLSVGRKNRVRIAANRADIVARPGSAGTYAPDGPAGTLDSASPAASPASWTVPAARTFPNVRTYPSVTRVARVWEGAEHTLLAAYPISGRRHQIRVHLAWIGHPIEGDPLFDRAPVTRTFLHSWRLSFDAAWDNGRRTQVEATPGADFWSSLGADEAAAAAALATALAPAPAPTAISTSVPTPASASTP; encoded by the coding sequence GTGACGGAGTGGACAACGATCCGGGAGAGCCGGCGGATCTACGAGGACGAGGCGGTACTGGCACTCGACAAGCCGGTGGGCATCTCGGTGATGGGTGAGCGCCACGACACCGACCTGGTGTCCATGGCCCGGGACTCCGGTGAGGAGCTGTTCCCCGCTCACCGCATCGACAAGGTCACCTCCGGCGTCATCCTGTTCGCGAAGGAGCTGCGTTTCCACGGCGATCTGACCCGCCAGTTCAACCGGCGCACGGTGGCGAAGACCTACCTGGCGCTGACGCGCACCCGCGGGCTGCCCGAGCTGGCCACGATCGACCTCCCGCTGAGCGTCGGGCGCAAGAACCGGGTGCGGATCGCCGCCAACCGGGCCGACATCGTCGCCCGGCCCGGCTCCGCCGGAACCTACGCCCCGGACGGCCCCGCCGGCACGCTGGACTCCGCCAGCCCCGCGGCCAGCCCCGCGAGCTGGACGGTGCCGGCCGCCCGGACGTTCCCGAACGTCCGGACCTACCCGTCCGTCACCCGCGTCGCCCGGGTGTGGGAGGGCGCGGAGCACACCCTCCTCGCCGCGTACCCGATCAGTGGACGGCGCCACCAGATCCGGGTCCACCTGGCCTGGATCGGACATCCCATCGAGGGTGACCCGCTGTTCGACCGCGCGCCGGTGACCCGGACGTTCCTGCACTCCTGGCGGCTGTCCTTCGACGCGGCCTGGGACAACGGCCGCAGGACACAAGTCGAGGCGACGCCGGGGGCGGACTTCTGGTCCTCCCTCGGGGCGGACGAGGCCGCCGCCGCGGCGGCCCTCGCGACCGCCCTGGCACCCGCGCCCGCGCCGACAGCGATATCGACCTCGGTGCCGACACCAGCATCGGCGTCGACGCCGTGA
- a CDS encoding 3'-5' exonuclease, translated as MAWWQLPMAVLDFETTGTDVETDRAVQVALLKVGPTGVLNQLCQIIDPGVDIPDDAARIHGITTERARREGRDPAEVIGRVGQALETMWRDGVPVVVMNASFDLTLLDRELRRHHGRGLTRDDALVLDPMVIDRELDPRRSGKRTLTALAAHYRVRQDGAHDALADCLTTARIAWRLPRLHPDWAALGLAALQGWQADAHRRWALDYQSYLRRRGGRPDAVIDASWPWRPLDVTARV; from the coding sequence ATGGCGTGGTGGCAGCTCCCGATGGCCGTGCTCGATTTCGAGACGACCGGAACCGACGTGGAGACCGACCGGGCCGTCCAGGTCGCGCTCCTGAAGGTCGGCCCGACCGGGGTGCTGAACCAGCTCTGCCAGATCATCGATCCGGGCGTCGACATCCCGGACGACGCGGCGCGCATACACGGCATCACGACGGAACGGGCCCGCCGCGAGGGTCGCGATCCCGCCGAGGTGATCGGGCGGGTCGGGCAGGCGCTGGAGACCATGTGGCGTGACGGCGTCCCGGTCGTCGTCATGAACGCCTCGTTCGACCTGACGCTTCTCGACCGCGAGCTGCGCCGCCACCACGGCCGCGGCCTCACCCGGGACGACGCGCTCGTCCTCGACCCGATGGTGATCGACCGGGAGCTCGATCCGCGCCGGTCCGGCAAGCGAACGCTTACCGCGCTCGCCGCCCACTACCGTGTCCGCCAGGACGGCGCCCACGACGCGCTCGCGGACTGCCTGACCACGGCCAGGATCGCCTGGCGGCTCCCCCGGCTGCATCCCGACTGGGCCGCGCTGGGCCTGGCCGCGCTCCAGGGCTGGCAGGCCGACGCGCACCGCCGCTGGGCCCTGGACTACCAGTCGTACCTGCGCCGCCGCGGCGGCCGGCCGGACGCCGTCATCGACGCGAGCTGGCCGTGGCGCCCGCTCGACGTCACCGCGCGGGTCTGA